A single region of the Halichondria panicea chromosome 10, odHalPani1.1, whole genome shotgun sequence genome encodes:
- the LOC135343085 gene encoding uncharacterized protein LOC135343085 yields MSSKTIKSKVSIVLAILFLYASSIHCQCPEAQGSTCSCKADADCLPWTECNNTKCICKDFELMNHDKTLRCDKDTLQLSVTRCHCVTLDNVTNQLVQGNCIENCENNHHKSDYLSLPKDVSQLNQFMCEERWNRTGRLCGRCLPGHSPLAYSFDVRCVKCPEGNRNIWKYILVAFGPLTVFYFVIVFFKINATSSQLHGYVIFSQIISTPTFSRNVTIYSQNHSESKVPIQIIGLMYGIWNLDFFRFLDLHICLDVSTLTVLALDYAVAIYPLLLTVVSYILIKLHDRNFRLVVILWIPFRYLFLLVRKNWDSKTTVIDAFATFFVLSYTKFFCVSADLLIPVRAYSITNDNITWVLYNDATIEYFGSEHIPYAVLAMTCSGLLIIATGFLVFYQLKCCQHVLNCCKIKNRIIHVLMDSFQGCYKNGTNGTRDYRWFVAVPLIGRISLTLTYAMLLDSNANSFLGLLIVILIVLTATIQPYKKHLSLYAKIDIIFWAFLAAVYTIGDAANFPSLKSNLFLKISNVLRVVVAIIPLIYMTGLTVYWMLSRMRKMTTLISRIRAWRQGYMNTVNGLEEDLPDRVDNPDRYSLHNPSINT; encoded by the coding sequence ATGAGTTCAAAGACAATCAAAAGCAAAGTTAGTATTGTATTAGCAATCCTATTCTTGTATGCCAGTTCCATACATTGTCAATGTCCTGAAGCACAAGGTAGCACATGTAGTTGTAAAGCAGACGCTGATTGCCTGCCATGGACCGAATGCAATAATACGAAGTGCATATGCAAGGACTTCGAGTTAATGAATCATGATAAAACCCTTAGATGTGACAAAGATACACTGCAGCTGTCTGTTACCCGTTGCCACTGTGTGACGTTGGACAATGTTACCAATCAGTTGGTTCAAGGGAATTGCATTGAAAACTGTGAGAATAATCATCACAAAAGTGACTACCTTTCATTGCCAAAAGATGTATCCCAACTAAACCAGTTCATGTGTGAGGAGAGGTGGAACAGAACAGGAagactgtgtgggaggtgtcTACCTGGACACTCTCCACTGGCTTACTCTTTTGACGTGAGATGTGTGAAATGCCCTGAGGGGAACAGAAATATCTGGAAATATATTCTTGTGGCTTTTGGTCCACTTACAGTGTTTTACTTTGTGATCGTATTTTTCAAGATCAATGCAACTTCTTCTCAACTACATGGCTACGTTATTTTCAGCCAGATAATATCCACACCTACATTTTCTCGAAATGTTACAATTTACAGTCAAAATCACTCTGAGTCAAAGGTCCCAATTCAAATAATTGGACTGATGTACGGAATATGGAACTTGGACTTTTTTCGATTTCTTGATCTACATATTTGTCTTGATGTGTCCACACTCACAGTCTTAGCTCTGGACTATGCAGTGGCTATCTACCCACTACTGTTAACAGTTGTGTCTTACATCTTGATCAAGCTACATGATAGAAACTTCAGACTAGTAGTCATCTTGTGGATACCATTTCGCTACCTCTTTTTACTTGTTCGAAAAAACTGGGACAGTAAGACTACAGTAATTGATGCATTTGCAACCTTCTTTGTGCTCTCTTATACCAAGTTCTTTTGTGTATCAGCTGACCTACTAATTCCAGTAAGAGCTTACAGCATCACAAACGACAACATTACTTGGGTGCTGTACAATGATGCTACCATCGAGTACTTCGGGAGTGAACATATTCCATATGCTGTCCTAGCAATGACCTGCTCTGGGTTACTGATCATAGCAACAGGTTTTCTTGTTTTCTATCAACTAAAGTGTTGCCAACATGTTTTGAATTGCTGCAAAATCAAGAATCGAATAATCCATGTACTGATGGACTCTTTCCAAGGTTGCTATAAGAACGGAACAAATGGAACACGAGACTACCGCTGGTTTGTAGCGGTGCCTTTGATAGGTCGCATTTCACTGACTCTAACTTATGCTATGTTACTGGACAGCAATGCTAATTCATTTTTAGGACTACTAATTGTAATCCTCATTGTACTTACAGCAACTATTCAACCATACAAGAAACATTTATCACTATACGCTAAAATTGATATCATTTTTTGGGCTTTCTTGGCAGCTGTCTATACTATTGGAGACGCCGCCAACTTCCCAAGTTTAAAATCAAACCTTTTTCTTAAAATAAGCAATGTACTTCGAGTTGTCGTGGCAATCATCCCACTCATCTACATGACCGGCCTTACTGTCTACTGGATGCTGTCAAGAATGAGAAAAATGACCACGCTCATCAGTCGAATCAGAGCGTGGAGGCAAGGCTACATGAACACTGTCAACGGCTTAGAGGAAGATCTACCAGACAGAGTAGATAATCCAGACAGATACAGCCTTCACAATCCTAGCATTAACACATGA